CCCAGTTCCCGCAGTGGGCGCCCCTGGATGAGTGGCTGCCGATGCTGTTCCGCGTGCAAGCCACGTGTGGGGAGACGCCCGAGGTGCTCTTCGGCCTGTCCATGGGCGACGGCCTGGCCGCGATCACGCTCGGTTGGCTGGTAGCCTTCACGGCGGGTCTCGTGGGCAGCTTCGCGGGTGACTCTAAGGCTGCTGCCTAGCGCACAGCGCCCACCCTGCGCGCGCTCAGGGCTGCTCTTCGCTCA
Above is a genomic segment from Pseudomonadota bacterium containing:
- a CDS encoding disulfide bond formation protein B translates to QFPQWAPLDEWLPMLFRVQATCGETPEVLFGLSMGDGLAAITLGWLVAFTAGLVGSFAGDSKAAA